Proteins co-encoded in one Hymenobacter swuensis DY53 genomic window:
- the rplL gene encoding 50S ribosomal protein L7/L12, whose protein sequence is MADLKAFAEQLVSLTVKEVNELATILKDEYGIEPAAAAPVMMQGGGGAAADAPEEKTTFDVILKSAGSAKLAVVKLVKDLTGLGLKEAKELVDGAPKALKEGVSKDEAEGLKKQLEEAGAEVEVK, encoded by the coding sequence ATGGCAGATTTGAAAGCATTCGCCGAGCAGCTCGTTAGCCTGACGGTAAAAGAAGTAAACGAACTGGCTACCATCCTGAAAGACGAGTACGGCATTGAGCCCGCTGCTGCTGCTCCCGTAATGATGCAGGGCGGTGGTGGCGCTGCTGCTGACGCTCCTGAGGAGAAAACCACGTTCGACGTGATCCTGAAGTCGGCTGGTTCGGCTAAACTGGCCGTTGTGAAACTGGTGAAAGATCTGACCGGTCTGGGCCTGAAAGAGGCCAAAGAACTGGTTGACGGTGCTCCTAAGGCCCTGAAAGAAGGTGTTTCTAAAGACGAGGCTGAAGGCCTGAAGAAGCAACTGGAAGAAGCCGGCGCTGAAGTAGAAGTTAAGTAA
- the rplJ gene encoding 50S ribosomal protein L10 encodes MIREDKQALVDELSEKFQSHNAFYIADASGMSVAKINEFRRLCFNRGMEFKVYKNTFIRKALDTLGGDTSEMDAALVGQSGILFSKESGNAPAKLLQDFYKSQNYSKTAVIRPAFKGAYVDSGVYVGADQLSTLSTLKGKNELIGDVIGLLQSPAKNVISALTSGGNKLAGILKTLAEKEEVAG; translated from the coding sequence ATGATCCGGGAAGACAAACAAGCCCTCGTCGACGAGTTGAGCGAGAAGTTTCAATCGCACAACGCGTTCTACATTGCCGATGCTTCGGGAATGTCGGTGGCGAAAATCAACGAATTCCGTCGCCTGTGCTTCAACCGCGGCATGGAGTTCAAAGTCTACAAGAACACGTTCATCCGTAAGGCTCTCGACACCCTCGGTGGCGATACCTCGGAGATGGACGCGGCACTGGTAGGCCAGTCGGGCATCCTGTTCTCGAAAGAGTCGGGCAATGCTCCAGCCAAGCTGTTGCAGGACTTCTACAAGTCGCAGAACTACAGCAAAACGGCTGTAATTCGCCCTGCATTCAAAGGCGCTTACGTTGACTCCGGCGTGTACGTGGGAGCCGATCAGTTGAGCACCCTCAGCACCTTGAAAGGTAAAAACGAGTTGATCGGTGATGTTATCGGTCTGCTTCAGTCGCCCGCCAAAAATGTTATCTCGGCTCTTACGAGCGGTGGCAACAAGCTGGCTGGTATCCTCAAAACGCTTGCCGAAAAAGAAGAGGTTGCAGGCTAA
- the rplA gene encoding 50S ribosomal protein L1, with protein MAISKKRKEALAKHDLTEVRSLVEAAKVVKDITYTKFDASVDIDVRLGVDPRKADQMVRGVATLPHGTGKTVRVLALVTADKEAEATAAGADFVGLDDYIAKIEKGWTDIDVIITMPSVMAKVGRLGRVLGPRGLMPNPKSGTVTTDVAKAVQEVKAGKIDFKVDKTGIIHCSVGKVSFDDQKLAENAIEVIQTLLRLKPSSAKGTYIKSITLSSTMSPAVPVDTSVTSA; from the coding sequence GCAAGGAAGCCCTTGCCAAGCATGACCTGACCGAAGTTCGGAGCCTGGTTGAAGCTGCCAAAGTGGTAAAGGATATCACCTATACCAAGTTTGACGCCTCAGTTGACATCGACGTGCGTCTGGGCGTAGACCCCCGCAAAGCCGACCAAATGGTACGTGGCGTAGCTACGCTGCCCCACGGTACCGGTAAAACCGTTCGTGTTCTGGCCCTGGTTACCGCCGACAAAGAAGCCGAAGCTACTGCAGCTGGTGCCGACTTCGTTGGTCTGGATGACTACATCGCCAAAATCGAGAAAGGCTGGACCGACATCGACGTAATCATCACGATGCCGTCGGTAATGGCTAAGGTTGGTCGTCTGGGCCGCGTACTGGGTCCTCGTGGCCTGATGCCAAACCCCAAGTCGGGCACGGTAACGACGGACGTAGCCAAAGCGGTGCAGGAAGTGAAAGCTGGTAAAATCGACTTCAAAGTTGACAAAACCGGTATCATCCACTGCTCGGTTGGTAAAGTGTCGTTCGATGACCAGAAGCTGGCTGAAAACGCCATTGAAGTAATTCAGACGCTGCTGCGTTTGAAGCCTTCTTCGGCAAAAGGCACGTACATCAAGAGCATCACGCTCTCGAGCACGATGTCGCCTGCTGTTCCGGTTGACACCTCGGTAACTTCCGCATAA